In a single window of the Acyrthosiphon pisum isolate AL4f chromosome X, pea_aphid_22Mar2018_4r6ur, whole genome shotgun sequence genome:
- the LOC100158731 gene encoding hepatocyte nuclear factor 6-like isoform X3, which translates to MENVHNMAPESPLNEVVVETIDSPQDVRAHVDAGRPSACPVAEPPPTRELCITRVPRSQPASRIVCHARCSRPVQHDDDSEDDLDDDDLDDENDDDHNDHNNHHQQHHQNNRGHQHQQQQQQQHHQNQHHQAHHHQHLHQNQHHPHLQQQQQQQQQQHHLQNSDRSPVESNGGGSRRGVGGTVVVRGGCGGGGGGGGGSGGVIVEDSKPPESTITVIVHHPDDDRANRSSRLNPNPRHSVSVAGMIESQDYHRGAGSGAGNNSVLQLHHQQQQQQQQQQQQPEPTYQTLTSVNGRMSPPGYSPNSSYATLTPLQPLPPISTMSDKFVYGHSNNVSGSFTVMQNNIGGLGMVVNSPYTYDKMGMHSPNHYSPTHMHHMPPQQGSPISPQSASYSQNGGGGGGGLNSPQKSMSSPNSCYDSPYTQIGPGGRSGASNAMHSPDLSQNSGSLHSPPMSSYGGTTTLSNVNGLTTITPHPGRGGGGVVVSPRHSPSLVIHPIIQPQEVVVTTSSPSPPDHSQRMQMMHQQQQQQQQQQQQQQQQQQQQLQQQQTTLIKTQSITTTTTVLVQNASSASGSNGSGSDMEEINTKELAQRISAELKRYSIPQAIFAQRVLCRSQGTLSDLLRNPKPWSKLKSGRETFRRMWKWLQEPEFQRMSALRLAGMHDDSSSNLGQDLEGMLLAENGLQNVPTPNVGSYINNMVPCKRKEEVQPIVPDHSSAPKKPRLVFTDLQRRTLQAIFKETKRPSKEMQVTIARQLGLEPTTVGNFFMNARRRSMDKWKDEDPKVMAASNHHQDDIVVNMQTGTHMGNHQSEVL; encoded by the exons ATGGAAAACGTTCACAACATGGCGCCAGAGTCGCCGCTCAACGAAGTCGTGGTCGAGACAATCGATTCGCCGCAAGACGTGCGGGCGCACGTCGACGCCGGTCGGCCGTCCGCGTGCCCCGTCGCCGAGCCGCCACCGACACGCGAACTGTGCATCACGCGAGTGCCGCGGTCGCAGCCCGCCAGCAGGATCGTTTGCCATGCACGTTGTTCGCGGCCCGTCCAGCACGACGACGACTCGGAAGACGACCTGGACGACGACGACTTGGATGACGAAAACGACGACGACCACAACGACCATAACAACCACCACCAGCAGCACCATCAGAACAATCGCGGCCATCAAcaccagcagcagcagcagcagcaacaccACCAGAACCAGCACCACCAAGCCCACCATCACCAACACCTACACCAAAACCAACACCATCCGCACctccagcagcagcagcaacagcagcaacagcaacaccATCTCCAAAACTCAGACCGATCGCCGGTCGAGAGTAACGGTGGTGGTAGCCGCCGCGGCGTAGGTGGTACGGTCGTGGTCAGAGGTGGctgcggcggtggtggtggaggtggtggtggAAGCGGTGGCGTCATCGTCGAAGACTCCAAACCACCTGAGAGCACCATCACTGTGATCGTACACCACCCGGACGACGACCGGGCGAATCGATCATCCAGACTCAACCCCAACCCCAGGCATTCTGTCAGTGTGGCAGGCATGATCGAGTCGCAAGACTACCACCGAGGAGCAGGCTCCGGGGCCGGCAACAACAGCGTGCTTCAGCTGCATcaccagcagcagcagcaacagcagcagcaacagcaacaaccCGAGCCCACTTACCAGACTCTCACATCGGTCAACGGTAGGATGTCCCCGCCCGGTTACAGCCCCAACTCGTCGTACGCCACGCTCACGCCTCTCCAACCGCTGCCACCCATATCGACCATGTCCGACAAGTTCGTGTACGGTCACTCCAACAACGTGTCCGGATCGTTCACGGTCATGCAGAACAACATCGGAGGCCTAGGCATGGTGGTCAACAGCCCGTACACGTACGACAAGATGGGTATGCACTCGCCAAACCACTATTCGCCCACACACATGCACCACATGCCACCGCAACAGGGCTCGCCGATATCGCCACAAAGCGCGTCGTACAGTCAAAACGGAGGCGGTGGTGGAGGTGGCCTCAACTCTCCGCAGAAGAGCATGTCCTCGCCGAACAGCTGCTATGACTCGCCGTACACGCAGATAGGGCCCGGCGGCCGGTCGGGAGCGTCCAACGCCATGCACAGCCCCGACCTCAGCCAAAACTCGGGTTCGCTGCACTCGCCACCGATGTCCAGCTACGGTGGAACCACCACACTGTCCAACGTCAACGGGCTAACCACCATCACGCCTCACCCTGGCCGGGGCGGCGGTGGCGTCGTGGTATCTCCCAGGCACTCGCCGTCTCTGGTCATACATCCCATCATACAGCCCCAGGAGGTCGTGGTCACCACGTCCTCACCCTCGCCGCCCGACCACTCGCAAAGGATGCAGATGATGCAccagcaacagcagcaacagcagcagcaacaacagcagcagcaacagcaacagcagcaacaactGCAACAGCAGCAGACCACGCTGATCAAGACGCAATCGATCACGACCACGACCACGGTGCTGGTTCAGAACGCGTCGTCGGCGTCCGGGTCGAACGGCAGCGGTTCCGACATGGAGGAGATCAACACCAAAGAACTGGCACAGCGGATCAGCGCCGAACTGAAACGGTACAGTATACCGCAGGCGATATTCGCGCAACGCGTGCTGTGCCGGTCGCAGGGCACGCTGTCCGACCTGCTCCGGAACCCCAAGCCTTGGTCCAAGCTGAAATCCGGCCGGGAGACGTTCCGCCGTATGTGGAAGTGGCTCCAGGAACCCGAGTTCCAGAGGATGTCTGCCCTCCGCTTGGCAGGTATGCACG ATGATTCTTCGTCTAACCTTGGTCAAGACTTAGAAG gTATGTTATTGGCAGAAAATGGACTGCAGAATGTTCCAACACCAAACGTCGGAAGTTACATAAACAACATGG TTCCTTGCAAACGAAAAGAAGAAGTCCAACCTATTGTTCCTGATCATTCATCTGCACCCAAAAAACCACGTTTGGTCTTTACGGATCTTCAACGACGAACACTACAAGCTATTTTCAAG GAAACGAAAAGGCCGTCAAAAGAAATGCAGGTGACCATAGCTAGGCAATTGGGCCTGGAGCCGACCACAGTCGGCAATTTCTTCATGAATGCCAGGAGACGGTCGATGGATAAGTGGAAGGATGAAGATCCAAAAGTTATGGCGGCATCAAACCACCACCAAGACGACATTGTAGTCAACATGCAAACAGGGACACATATGGGTAACCACCAGTCTGAAGTGTTGTGA
- the LOC100158731 gene encoding hepatocyte nuclear factor 6-like isoform X4 — protein sequence MENVHNMAPESPLNEVVVETIDSPQDVRAHVDAGRPSACPVAEPPPTRELCITRVPRSQPASRIVCHARCSRPVQHDDDSEDDLDDDDLDDENDDDHNDHNNHHQQHHQNNRGHQHQQQQQQQHHQNQHHQAHHHQHLHQNQHHPHLQQQQQQQQQQHHLQNSDRSPVESNGGGSRRGVGGTVVVRGGCGGGGGGGGGSGGVIVEDSKPPESTITVIVHHPDDDRANRSSRLNPNPRHSVSVAGMIESQDYHRGAGSGAGNNSVLQLHHQQQQQQQQQQQQPEPTYQTLTSVNGRMSPPGYSPNSSYATLTPLQPLPPISTMSDKFVYGHSNNVSGSFTVMQNNIGGLGMVVNSPYTYDKMGMHSPNHYSPTHMHHMPPQQGSPISPQSASYSQNGGGGGGGLNSPQKSMSSPNSCYDSPYTQIGPGGRSGASNAMHSPDLSQNSGSLHSPPMSSYGGTTTLSNVNGLTTITPHPGRGGGGVVVSPRHSPSLVIHPIIQPQEVVVTTSSPSPPDHSQRMQMMHQQQQQQQQQQQQQQQQQQQQLQQQQTTLIKTQSITTTTTVLVQNASSASGSNGSGSDMEEINTKELAQRISAELKRYSIPQAIFAQRVLCRSQGTLSDLLRNPKPWSKLKSGRETFRRMWKWLQEPEFQRMSALRLADDSSSNLGQDLEGMLLAENGLQNVPTPNVGSYINNMVPCKRKEEVQPIVPDHSSAPKKPRLVFTDLQRRTLQAIFKETKRPSKEMQVTIARQLGLEPTTVGNFFMNARRRSMDKWKDEDPKVMAASNHHQDDIVVNMQTGTHMGNHQSEVL from the exons ATGGAAAACGTTCACAACATGGCGCCAGAGTCGCCGCTCAACGAAGTCGTGGTCGAGACAATCGATTCGCCGCAAGACGTGCGGGCGCACGTCGACGCCGGTCGGCCGTCCGCGTGCCCCGTCGCCGAGCCGCCACCGACACGCGAACTGTGCATCACGCGAGTGCCGCGGTCGCAGCCCGCCAGCAGGATCGTTTGCCATGCACGTTGTTCGCGGCCCGTCCAGCACGACGACGACTCGGAAGACGACCTGGACGACGACGACTTGGATGACGAAAACGACGACGACCACAACGACCATAACAACCACCACCAGCAGCACCATCAGAACAATCGCGGCCATCAAcaccagcagcagcagcagcagcaacaccACCAGAACCAGCACCACCAAGCCCACCATCACCAACACCTACACCAAAACCAACACCATCCGCACctccagcagcagcagcaacagcagcaacagcaacaccATCTCCAAAACTCAGACCGATCGCCGGTCGAGAGTAACGGTGGTGGTAGCCGCCGCGGCGTAGGTGGTACGGTCGTGGTCAGAGGTGGctgcggcggtggtggtggaggtggtggtggAAGCGGTGGCGTCATCGTCGAAGACTCCAAACCACCTGAGAGCACCATCACTGTGATCGTACACCACCCGGACGACGACCGGGCGAATCGATCATCCAGACTCAACCCCAACCCCAGGCATTCTGTCAGTGTGGCAGGCATGATCGAGTCGCAAGACTACCACCGAGGAGCAGGCTCCGGGGCCGGCAACAACAGCGTGCTTCAGCTGCATcaccagcagcagcagcaacagcagcagcaacagcaacaaccCGAGCCCACTTACCAGACTCTCACATCGGTCAACGGTAGGATGTCCCCGCCCGGTTACAGCCCCAACTCGTCGTACGCCACGCTCACGCCTCTCCAACCGCTGCCACCCATATCGACCATGTCCGACAAGTTCGTGTACGGTCACTCCAACAACGTGTCCGGATCGTTCACGGTCATGCAGAACAACATCGGAGGCCTAGGCATGGTGGTCAACAGCCCGTACACGTACGACAAGATGGGTATGCACTCGCCAAACCACTATTCGCCCACACACATGCACCACATGCCACCGCAACAGGGCTCGCCGATATCGCCACAAAGCGCGTCGTACAGTCAAAACGGAGGCGGTGGTGGAGGTGGCCTCAACTCTCCGCAGAAGAGCATGTCCTCGCCGAACAGCTGCTATGACTCGCCGTACACGCAGATAGGGCCCGGCGGCCGGTCGGGAGCGTCCAACGCCATGCACAGCCCCGACCTCAGCCAAAACTCGGGTTCGCTGCACTCGCCACCGATGTCCAGCTACGGTGGAACCACCACACTGTCCAACGTCAACGGGCTAACCACCATCACGCCTCACCCTGGCCGGGGCGGCGGTGGCGTCGTGGTATCTCCCAGGCACTCGCCGTCTCTGGTCATACATCCCATCATACAGCCCCAGGAGGTCGTGGTCACCACGTCCTCACCCTCGCCGCCCGACCACTCGCAAAGGATGCAGATGATGCAccagcaacagcagcaacagcagcagcaacaacagcagcagcaacagcaacagcagcaacaactGCAACAGCAGCAGACCACGCTGATCAAGACGCAATCGATCACGACCACGACCACGGTGCTGGTTCAGAACGCGTCGTCGGCGTCCGGGTCGAACGGCAGCGGTTCCGACATGGAGGAGATCAACACCAAAGAACTGGCACAGCGGATCAGCGCCGAACTGAAACGGTACAGTATACCGCAGGCGATATTCGCGCAACGCGTGCTGTGCCGGTCGCAGGGCACGCTGTCCGACCTGCTCCGGAACCCCAAGCCTTGGTCCAAGCTGAAATCCGGCCGGGAGACGTTCCGCCGTATGTGGAAGTGGCTCCAGGAACCCGAGTTCCAGAGGATGTCTGCCCTCCGCTTGGCAG ATGATTCTTCGTCTAACCTTGGTCAAGACTTAGAAG gTATGTTATTGGCAGAAAATGGACTGCAGAATGTTCCAACACCAAACGTCGGAAGTTACATAAACAACATGG TTCCTTGCAAACGAAAAGAAGAAGTCCAACCTATTGTTCCTGATCATTCATCTGCACCCAAAAAACCACGTTTGGTCTTTACGGATCTTCAACGACGAACACTACAAGCTATTTTCAAG GAAACGAAAAGGCCGTCAAAAGAAATGCAGGTGACCATAGCTAGGCAATTGGGCCTGGAGCCGACCACAGTCGGCAATTTCTTCATGAATGCCAGGAGACGGTCGATGGATAAGTGGAAGGATGAAGATCCAAAAGTTATGGCGGCATCAAACCACCACCAAGACGACATTGTAGTCAACATGCAAACAGGGACACATATGGGTAACCACCAGTCTGAAGTGTTGTGA
- the LOC100158731 gene encoding one cut domain family member 2-like isoform X1, whose translation MENVHNMAPESPLNEVVVETIDSPQDVRAHVDAGRPSACPVAEPPPTRELCITRVPRSQPASRIVCHARCSRPVQHDDDSEDDLDDDDLDDENDDDHNDHNNHHQQHHQNNRGHQHQQQQQQQHHQNQHHQAHHHQHLHQNQHHPHLQQQQQQQQQQHHLQNSDRSPVESNGGGSRRGVGGTVVVRGGCGGGGGGGGGSGGVIVEDSKPPESTITVIVHHPDDDRANRSSRLNPNPRHSVSVAGMIESQDYHRGAGSGAGNNSVLQLHHQQQQQQQQQQQQPEPTYQTLTSVNGRMSPPGYSPNSSYATLTPLQPLPPISTMSDKFVYGHSNNVSGSFTVMQNNIGGLGMVVNSPYTYDKMGMHSPNHYSPTHMHHMPPQQGSPISPQSASYSQNGGGGGGGLNSPQKSMSSPNSCYDSPYTQIGPGGRSGASNAMHSPDLSQNSGSLHSPPMSSYGGTTTLSNVNGLTTITPHPGRGGGGVVVSPRHSPSLVIHPIIQPQEVVVTTSSPSPPDHSQRMQMMHQQQQQQQQQQQQQQQQQQQQLQQQQTTLIKTQSITTTTTVLVQNASSASGSNGSGSDMEEINTKELAQRISAELKRYSIPQAIFAQRVLCRSQGTLSDLLRNPKPWSKLKSGRETFRRMWKWLQEPEFQRMSALRLAGMHDDSSSNLGQDLEGMLLAENGLQNVPTPNVGSYINNMVAVAQIPQQNLPCKRKEEVQPIVPDHSSAPKKPRLVFTDLQRRTLQAIFKETKRPSKEMQVTIARQLGLEPTTVGNFFMNARRRSMDKWKDEDPKVMAASNHHQDDIVVNMQTGTHMGNHQSEVL comes from the exons ATGGAAAACGTTCACAACATGGCGCCAGAGTCGCCGCTCAACGAAGTCGTGGTCGAGACAATCGATTCGCCGCAAGACGTGCGGGCGCACGTCGACGCCGGTCGGCCGTCCGCGTGCCCCGTCGCCGAGCCGCCACCGACACGCGAACTGTGCATCACGCGAGTGCCGCGGTCGCAGCCCGCCAGCAGGATCGTTTGCCATGCACGTTGTTCGCGGCCCGTCCAGCACGACGACGACTCGGAAGACGACCTGGACGACGACGACTTGGATGACGAAAACGACGACGACCACAACGACCATAACAACCACCACCAGCAGCACCATCAGAACAATCGCGGCCATCAAcaccagcagcagcagcagcagcaacaccACCAGAACCAGCACCACCAAGCCCACCATCACCAACACCTACACCAAAACCAACACCATCCGCACctccagcagcagcagcaacagcagcaacagcaacaccATCTCCAAAACTCAGACCGATCGCCGGTCGAGAGTAACGGTGGTGGTAGCCGCCGCGGCGTAGGTGGTACGGTCGTGGTCAGAGGTGGctgcggcggtggtggtggaggtggtggtggAAGCGGTGGCGTCATCGTCGAAGACTCCAAACCACCTGAGAGCACCATCACTGTGATCGTACACCACCCGGACGACGACCGGGCGAATCGATCATCCAGACTCAACCCCAACCCCAGGCATTCTGTCAGTGTGGCAGGCATGATCGAGTCGCAAGACTACCACCGAGGAGCAGGCTCCGGGGCCGGCAACAACAGCGTGCTTCAGCTGCATcaccagcagcagcagcaacagcagcagcaacagcaacaaccCGAGCCCACTTACCAGACTCTCACATCGGTCAACGGTAGGATGTCCCCGCCCGGTTACAGCCCCAACTCGTCGTACGCCACGCTCACGCCTCTCCAACCGCTGCCACCCATATCGACCATGTCCGACAAGTTCGTGTACGGTCACTCCAACAACGTGTCCGGATCGTTCACGGTCATGCAGAACAACATCGGAGGCCTAGGCATGGTGGTCAACAGCCCGTACACGTACGACAAGATGGGTATGCACTCGCCAAACCACTATTCGCCCACACACATGCACCACATGCCACCGCAACAGGGCTCGCCGATATCGCCACAAAGCGCGTCGTACAGTCAAAACGGAGGCGGTGGTGGAGGTGGCCTCAACTCTCCGCAGAAGAGCATGTCCTCGCCGAACAGCTGCTATGACTCGCCGTACACGCAGATAGGGCCCGGCGGCCGGTCGGGAGCGTCCAACGCCATGCACAGCCCCGACCTCAGCCAAAACTCGGGTTCGCTGCACTCGCCACCGATGTCCAGCTACGGTGGAACCACCACACTGTCCAACGTCAACGGGCTAACCACCATCACGCCTCACCCTGGCCGGGGCGGCGGTGGCGTCGTGGTATCTCCCAGGCACTCGCCGTCTCTGGTCATACATCCCATCATACAGCCCCAGGAGGTCGTGGTCACCACGTCCTCACCCTCGCCGCCCGACCACTCGCAAAGGATGCAGATGATGCAccagcaacagcagcaacagcagcagcaacaacagcagcagcaacagcaacagcagcaacaactGCAACAGCAGCAGACCACGCTGATCAAGACGCAATCGATCACGACCACGACCACGGTGCTGGTTCAGAACGCGTCGTCGGCGTCCGGGTCGAACGGCAGCGGTTCCGACATGGAGGAGATCAACACCAAAGAACTGGCACAGCGGATCAGCGCCGAACTGAAACGGTACAGTATACCGCAGGCGATATTCGCGCAACGCGTGCTGTGCCGGTCGCAGGGCACGCTGTCCGACCTGCTCCGGAACCCCAAGCCTTGGTCCAAGCTGAAATCCGGCCGGGAGACGTTCCGCCGTATGTGGAAGTGGCTCCAGGAACCCGAGTTCCAGAGGATGTCTGCCCTCCGCTTGGCAGGTATGCACG ATGATTCTTCGTCTAACCTTGGTCAAGACTTAGAAG gTATGTTATTGGCAGAAAATGGACTGCAGAATGTTCCAACACCAAACGTCGGAAGTTACATAAACAACATGG TCGCAGTAGCTCAAATTCCACAACAAAACC TTCCTTGCAAACGAAAAGAAGAAGTCCAACCTATTGTTCCTGATCATTCATCTGCACCCAAAAAACCACGTTTGGTCTTTACGGATCTTCAACGACGAACACTACAAGCTATTTTCAAG GAAACGAAAAGGCCGTCAAAAGAAATGCAGGTGACCATAGCTAGGCAATTGGGCCTGGAGCCGACCACAGTCGGCAATTTCTTCATGAATGCCAGGAGACGGTCGATGGATAAGTGGAAGGATGAAGATCCAAAAGTTATGGCGGCATCAAACCACCACCAAGACGACATTGTAGTCAACATGCAAACAGGGACACATATGGGTAACCACCAGTCTGAAGTGTTGTGA
- the LOC100158731 gene encoding hepatocyte nuclear factor 6-like isoform X5: MENVHNMAPESPLNEVVVETIDSPQDVRAHVDAGRPSACPVAEPPPTRELCITRVPRSQPASRIVCHARCSRPVQHDDDSEDDLDDDDLDDENDDDHNDHNNHHQQHHQNNRGHQHQQQQQQQHHQNQHHQAHHHQHLHQNQHHPHLQQQQQQQQQQHHLQNSDRSPVESNGGGSRRGVGGTVVVRGGCGGGGGGGGGSGGVIVEDSKPPESTITVIVHHPDDDRANRSSRLNPNPRHSVSVAGMIESQDYHRGAGSGAGNNSVLQLHHQQQQQQQQQQQQPEPTYQTLTSVNGRMSPPGYSPNSSYATLTPLQPLPPISTMSDKFVYGHSNNVSGSFTVMQNNIGGLGMVVNSPYTYDKMGMHSPNHYSPTHMHHMPPQQGSPISPQSASYSQNGGGGGGGLNSPQKSMSSPNSCYDSPYTQIGPGGRSGASNAMHSPDLSQNSGSLHSPPMSSYGGTTTLSNVNGLTTITPHPGRGGGGVVVSPRHSPSLVIHPIIQPQEVVVTTSSPSPPDHSQRMQMMHQQQQQQQQQQQQQQQQQQQQLQQQQTTLIKTQSITTTTTVLVQNASSASGSNGSGSDMEEINTKELAQRISAELKRYSIPQAIFAQRVLCRSQGTLSDLLRNPKPWSKLKSGRETFRRMWKWLQEPEFQRMSALRLAGMLLAENGLQNVPTPNVGSYINNMVAVAQIPQQNLPCKRKEEVQPIVPDHSSAPKKPRLVFTDLQRRTLQAIFKETKRPSKEMQVTIARQLGLEPTTVGNFFMNARRRSMDKWKDEDPKVMAASNHHQDDIVVNMQTGTHMGNHQSEVL; this comes from the exons ATGGAAAACGTTCACAACATGGCGCCAGAGTCGCCGCTCAACGAAGTCGTGGTCGAGACAATCGATTCGCCGCAAGACGTGCGGGCGCACGTCGACGCCGGTCGGCCGTCCGCGTGCCCCGTCGCCGAGCCGCCACCGACACGCGAACTGTGCATCACGCGAGTGCCGCGGTCGCAGCCCGCCAGCAGGATCGTTTGCCATGCACGTTGTTCGCGGCCCGTCCAGCACGACGACGACTCGGAAGACGACCTGGACGACGACGACTTGGATGACGAAAACGACGACGACCACAACGACCATAACAACCACCACCAGCAGCACCATCAGAACAATCGCGGCCATCAAcaccagcagcagcagcagcagcaacaccACCAGAACCAGCACCACCAAGCCCACCATCACCAACACCTACACCAAAACCAACACCATCCGCACctccagcagcagcagcaacagcagcaacagcaacaccATCTCCAAAACTCAGACCGATCGCCGGTCGAGAGTAACGGTGGTGGTAGCCGCCGCGGCGTAGGTGGTACGGTCGTGGTCAGAGGTGGctgcggcggtggtggtggaggtggtggtggAAGCGGTGGCGTCATCGTCGAAGACTCCAAACCACCTGAGAGCACCATCACTGTGATCGTACACCACCCGGACGACGACCGGGCGAATCGATCATCCAGACTCAACCCCAACCCCAGGCATTCTGTCAGTGTGGCAGGCATGATCGAGTCGCAAGACTACCACCGAGGAGCAGGCTCCGGGGCCGGCAACAACAGCGTGCTTCAGCTGCATcaccagcagcagcagcaacagcagcagcaacagcaacaaccCGAGCCCACTTACCAGACTCTCACATCGGTCAACGGTAGGATGTCCCCGCCCGGTTACAGCCCCAACTCGTCGTACGCCACGCTCACGCCTCTCCAACCGCTGCCACCCATATCGACCATGTCCGACAAGTTCGTGTACGGTCACTCCAACAACGTGTCCGGATCGTTCACGGTCATGCAGAACAACATCGGAGGCCTAGGCATGGTGGTCAACAGCCCGTACACGTACGACAAGATGGGTATGCACTCGCCAAACCACTATTCGCCCACACACATGCACCACATGCCACCGCAACAGGGCTCGCCGATATCGCCACAAAGCGCGTCGTACAGTCAAAACGGAGGCGGTGGTGGAGGTGGCCTCAACTCTCCGCAGAAGAGCATGTCCTCGCCGAACAGCTGCTATGACTCGCCGTACACGCAGATAGGGCCCGGCGGCCGGTCGGGAGCGTCCAACGCCATGCACAGCCCCGACCTCAGCCAAAACTCGGGTTCGCTGCACTCGCCACCGATGTCCAGCTACGGTGGAACCACCACACTGTCCAACGTCAACGGGCTAACCACCATCACGCCTCACCCTGGCCGGGGCGGCGGTGGCGTCGTGGTATCTCCCAGGCACTCGCCGTCTCTGGTCATACATCCCATCATACAGCCCCAGGAGGTCGTGGTCACCACGTCCTCACCCTCGCCGCCCGACCACTCGCAAAGGATGCAGATGATGCAccagcaacagcagcaacagcagcagcaacaacagcagcagcaacagcaacagcagcaacaactGCAACAGCAGCAGACCACGCTGATCAAGACGCAATCGATCACGACCACGACCACGGTGCTGGTTCAGAACGCGTCGTCGGCGTCCGGGTCGAACGGCAGCGGTTCCGACATGGAGGAGATCAACACCAAAGAACTGGCACAGCGGATCAGCGCCGAACTGAAACGGTACAGTATACCGCAGGCGATATTCGCGCAACGCGTGCTGTGCCGGTCGCAGGGCACGCTGTCCGACCTGCTCCGGAACCCCAAGCCTTGGTCCAAGCTGAAATCCGGCCGGGAGACGTTCCGCCGTATGTGGAAGTGGCTCCAGGAACCCGAGTTCCAGAGGATGTCTGCCCTCCGCTTGGCAG gTATGTTATTGGCAGAAAATGGACTGCAGAATGTTCCAACACCAAACGTCGGAAGTTACATAAACAACATGG TCGCAGTAGCTCAAATTCCACAACAAAACC TTCCTTGCAAACGAAAAGAAGAAGTCCAACCTATTGTTCCTGATCATTCATCTGCACCCAAAAAACCACGTTTGGTCTTTACGGATCTTCAACGACGAACACTACAAGCTATTTTCAAG GAAACGAAAAGGCCGTCAAAAGAAATGCAGGTGACCATAGCTAGGCAATTGGGCCTGGAGCCGACCACAGTCGGCAATTTCTTCATGAATGCCAGGAGACGGTCGATGGATAAGTGGAAGGATGAAGATCCAAAAGTTATGGCGGCATCAAACCACCACCAAGACGACATTGTAGTCAACATGCAAACAGGGACACATATGGGTAACCACCAGTCTGAAGTGTTGTGA